Part of the Sodalinema gerasimenkoae IPPAS B-353 genome is shown below.
CCAAAGCCTAAATGCCTCAGTCCCTAGGTCTTTCTCCTAGGGATCACGGCTGGGATTACTGCCCAAATTCTAATCGGGCCTGTTCGACGTACTCGACGGTGACGGCCTCGGATTCTGCATTTCGGGCCAGTTCTTCGATACGCTTGCGGGCCTGCGATCGCACGAAATAAGGAATATTTTTCAGTTTGGCAGTGGCTTCGGGAGTCCACTGGAGTTCATCGGCGAAATCAAAGTTAGACATAGAGGTTTAGGGCGTTGCTGTGTTGCTATTTTATAGGAGGGGATAGGGAACAGGGAACAGGGAATAGGGGAGAGAAGGCAGTAGGCAGTAGGCAGTAGGGGGAGAAGAGGGCAAGGGGCAAAATCTGGGTTGGCCTCTGGCGCGATCGCCCAGGCTTAGATAAAGTAAAGTAATATGAAGATTATTAGTCTGACGTTAAGATTTAGCTAAATCCCCCCTGTCATCTTCGATCAGCCAACCCCTCGTAGCCACCATGCCAAACCTCAAACGCACCCTCGGATTTATTCTTGCCACCTGCGTTGCCTGTATGACTTGGGCGGTGTCCCCAGCCTACGCCTTCGATAACCCGGAACTGTTGCCGGATGTCGAAACCCCCATTATCGACCTCGCTGACACCCTCACCAGCGTCCAGGAAGAACAACTTATAGCCAGCCTCGACCAACTCGAAGCCGAAACTGGCTATAAACTGCGGGTACTCACCCAGTTCGATCGCACTCCCGGACGAGCTGTTAAAGAATTCTGGCACCTCGACGATAAAAGCGTTCTCCTCATTGCCGATTCCCGAGGCGGTAATCTGCTGGGCTTCAACGTCGGTGATGCCGTCTATAACCTGATGCCACGAACCTTCTGGATTGAACTACAAACGCGCTACGGCAATCAATTCTTTGTCCGGGATAATGGCGAAGATCAATCGATTCTGCAATCCCTAGAATCCGTTGAAACCTGTCTGCGTCGGGGTGGCTGCCAGGTGGTTCCGGGACTCCCCCGTGAACAATGGATTCTCACCCTCATCACCTCAGCCTTAGGCGGCATTGTCTGCGGCTTTGCCGCTCAGCCTCGGGATGGCAAAATGTTTGCTTGGCAATGGGCCTTAATCTTCTCACCCCTGTGGGGCATTCTCTTTATCGCTTTCGGAATTGGCCCTGTTGTCACTCGCACCTCGGACTGGCTACCCCTAGCTCGTAACATCCTCGCCTTCGCCATTGGTGCTTTGGCCGCCTACCTCACTCCGATTATCAATCACTCCGCTTCGGATGCGACCTAATAAACCTGGTAAGGTGGATGGGAATCACTGACCCGGTTTTACAACCCCTATGGAGTGGCATTCAACAGAAGCTCAAGGCCTGAGCATTGTCGATCGCGAGTTTGGTCCGTCTGAACTTTCCCCGGCTGAGTATCATATTGTCCGCCAAGTCGTATATGAAACAGCAGATTTCGAGTACAAAACCCTGATCCGCTTTTCGGAAACGGCTCTTCAGGAAGGGGCCGCAGCCCTGGCGGCCCGGACGACTTTGGTGGTGGATGTTCCCATGGTTCAAGTGGGAATTACGGCCAACATTATGGAAACCTTCGCCAATCCTGTCTATTGCAGCATGGATGCTCTGACTCGTCCTCAGAAGGAGAAGACCAAAGCCGCTTGGGGCATTGAAACCTTGGCTCGTCGCTATCCAGAAGGAATTTTTGTCGTGGGACAGTCCCAGACAGCATTGATGTCTCTGGTGGAACTGATTGAGTCAGAAGCCATCCGTCCGGCGTTGGTGGTTAGCACTCCGACTGGGTTTAATGAGATTGATTTCCTCAAGGAACGTCTCAATGATTCCCGGATTCCTCATATTCGCAGTGCCGGACGCAAGGGATCGGCGGTGGTGGCGGTGGCAATTCTCAATAGTTTGGTGGATTTGGCTTGGCAAGCCTATGGCATCGTGGATAGTTAAGGGGTTACAAAAATTGGGGAGCTGGTGGAAATTTCCCGTACTAAGGTTCGGTTCGTGCTACAGACGTAAGACCGGATTACCGATAGGCTGGGGGTAATGGTATGGAGAGTGTGACAGTTTTGCTCACGGCCATACCAGTTCCCGACGACACAATAGAAAGGAGTTGTCGTGCTGCTATCTTGCCCATTGACCTTAAGCCAATTACTTGCCCAACAGGATCATCTCGCCGCGATCGCCGCTTCGGAGGGGGATGGCCCTGATGTGGATCATCAATGGCGTGCTGCGGTAGCGGCTCTGAATCAGCTACTGCGATCGCCCTCCCCGGCCGAGTCCCCGGTGGCGGGCCTGATGATTTGCGCCCCAACCCCAGTCCTCAGTGATGGGGTATCTGGGGAGGAGTTCAAAACCTGGATGATTAACTCCCCTGGGGGCGATCGCCTTGGCCAATCTCAGGCTTGTCTCCCTGGGGCCTCGTCTCAAGCTTCGACAACGACAACAGCCGCTCGGGGGCTATCTCTGACGGCAGATGATCCCTTAACTCAGGAGCAATTTGCCTTAATCCTGACGGCTGAGTTGAGTTTGGTCATGGTGCGAGGTTGGGGGGACCGAGGAGAACCCCTGTTTCAATATTCCTTTGAGCCGGAGGTGGTGACAGCAGCATGGCAACTCTTGCGCGATCGCCTTCAGGGCCCTGAAGCCATCGCTGAGATTGAACGACAGTGGCAGCAGTATCCCCCCGTCGAGCCTCACTACAAGACGGTGATGCAGTTTGGGCAAACGTTATTTTATACCGCCACCACTCACCGTAACGGTTCGGGGGCAACCTCTAGCACGGCAAAGTGGGCTTCATTCCGGACAAATTTCCGAGTGGATCTGCCCTCGAAAGCGGTGTTTGAGACTCCCTTTAACCCCCCGCCTTCAGAAGCCCCGGATGTGGAGTTATTGCGGGCCATGGCCCATGAAGTGCGGACTCCCTTGAGTACCATTCGCACCCTAACGAAGCTAATTTTAAAACGACAGGATGTTCCCCAAGGGGTTCGCCCCTGGTTGGAACAGATTGATCGTGAATGTAGCGAGCAGATTGGCCGGTTTGAACTGATTTTCAAAGCCGTTGAGTTGGAAACCGGAGAGCGATCGCGATCTCCGATGCACCTGACGGCCACCTCCCTCGCCGATGTGGTGGATAGCTGTATTCCCCGTTGGCAAAAGCAAGCCAGTCGTCGCAGTTTGAAGTTAGAGGTGTTACTCCCCCAACAAATGCCCCAAGTGGTGAGCGATCCGAATTTACTCGATCGGGTCTTAACCGGGGCGATCGACCATTTTACCTGTCGCCTACCGGTGGGGAGCAACATCCAAGTCAAGGTGATGCCCGCCGGACATCAGTTAAAACTGCAACTCAAAGCGAATTCAGACTCTAAACACACTACGAACTTACACACGGCCCCCTCCTTTAAATCCATTGGACAACTACTCAACGTTCAACCGGAGACGGGAAATATCAGCCTCAATCTCTCGGCCACCAAGAGTCTCTTTCAGGCCTTAGGGGGGAAACTAATCGTCCGCCATCGTCCCCAACAGGGCGAAGTTCTGACGATTTTTCTGCCCTTAAATTGAATTGAGGGGGATCGGGTTCAGATTTAGGATGTTGAGCGAGGCGGGGGAATCTCAGGAGCGCGATCGCCCCCTAAACTGGGATATCCCTGTTGTTGCAGTTCTTCGACAAAATCAGTGTCTTTATAGTGAGGTTCCTGATTCCCCGATTCCTCACTAGGGGTCGCCTGTTGTTGGCGGCGTTGTTGTTTAAGCTTCGCTTTGCGTCCCATATTTAACCATCCTCCGGGTTCTCGTCGACCGCCTAGGGCGACCACAAGGGTACGCCCCTACGTTATTTCTCCCCTCCTGGGAGGGGCAGGGGTGGGTTATGCCTACTACCTACTGCCTACCGCCTAATTCCCAAAATACTCCGGCTCTTGCCCAGGTGTCCATTTAATATTGCAGCCGATACTGGGTTTTTGCTCAGGGGAGATGGGTTTCCCCGCCAGCGCCTGTTCAATGGCGGCACGTAAATCCTTACCATTGAGCGGTTTATCGTTCCCAGGGCGACTATCATCGAGTTGACCCCGATAGACGAGTTTGCGATCGCCGTCGAAGAGGAAGAAGTCTGGGGTGCAGGCAGCAGTATAGGCTTTGGCGACAGCTTGAGTTTCGTCGTAACAGACGGGGAAGTTAAACCCTAGGGTTTGGGCCATGCGTTTGAGATGTTCTGGGGCATCGGCGGGATGGGTTGAGATATCGTTAGCACTGATGGCCACAACCCCTAATCCTTGTTCAGCATAATCGTGACCGATTTTAGCCAGTTCCCCTTGCACATGTTTGACGAAGGGACAATGCTCACAGAGGAAAATCACCAAGAGGGCTTTCTTGCCCTTAAAGGAGTCCAGGGTGATGGTTTCCCCGGAAACAGTGTCCGGGAGAGTGAATGGCGGGGCGGGGGTTCCCAAATCGAGCATCGTCGAGGGGGTGCGTACCATAGTCAAAAACTCCTCAATCGCTAGTGGTTTCTAGGGTCAATGCTTTCTAGCTTAGGGAATTTTTCGCAATTCTGGCAAACCTGACGAGAACCTTGACCATTCTGGCTGGCGCTCATCGGCGGAGGGCTGCACCGCTTTTTTGGGGTCACGTCTGTTTGATTTAGTGATATTTAGTGATATTTAGATTCCTGGGTATTTTTTAAAAAATTTTACCTATTTTTGACACTACTTTTGTGTTTTTGTCAAGGGTGCAACGTTACATTAATAACATTTATAATAAGATTATAAAATTTAAAGAAGTATCAATAAAAAACAAGCAA
Proteins encoded:
- a CDS encoding PCP reductase family protein translates to MSNFDFADELQWTPEATAKLKNIPYFVRSQARKRIEELARNAESEAVTVEYVEQARLEFGQ
- a CDS encoding TPM domain-containing protein; amino-acid sequence: MPNLKRTLGFILATCVACMTWAVSPAYAFDNPELLPDVETPIIDLADTLTSVQEEQLIASLDQLEAETGYKLRVLTQFDRTPGRAVKEFWHLDDKSVLLIADSRGGNLLGFNVGDAVYNLMPRTFWIELQTRYGNQFFVRDNGEDQSILQSLESVETCLRRGGCQVVPGLPREQWILTLITSALGGIVCGFAAQPRDGKMFAWQWALIFSPLWGILFIAFGIGPVVTRTSDWLPLARNILAFAIGALAAYLTPIINHSASDAT
- a CDS encoding precorrin-8X methylmutase; its protein translation is MEWHSTEAQGLSIVDREFGPSELSPAEYHIVRQVVYETADFEYKTLIRFSETALQEGAAALAARTTLVVDVPMVQVGITANIMETFANPVYCSMDALTRPQKEKTKAAWGIETLARRYPEGIFVVGQSQTALMSLVELIESEAIRPALVVSTPTGFNEIDFLKERLNDSRIPHIRSAGRKGSAVVAVAILNSLVDLAWQAYGIVDS
- a CDS encoding sensor histidine kinase, giving the protein MLLSCPLTLSQLLAQQDHLAAIAASEGDGPDVDHQWRAAVAALNQLLRSPSPAESPVAGLMICAPTPVLSDGVSGEEFKTWMINSPGGDRLGQSQACLPGASSQASTTTTAARGLSLTADDPLTQEQFALILTAELSLVMVRGWGDRGEPLFQYSFEPEVVTAAWQLLRDRLQGPEAIAEIERQWQQYPPVEPHYKTVMQFGQTLFYTATTHRNGSGATSSTAKWASFRTNFRVDLPSKAVFETPFNPPPSEAPDVELLRAMAHEVRTPLSTIRTLTKLILKRQDVPQGVRPWLEQIDRECSEQIGRFELIFKAVELETGERSRSPMHLTATSLADVVDSCIPRWQKQASRRSLKLEVLLPQQMPQVVSDPNLLDRVLTGAIDHFTCRLPVGSNIQVKVMPAGHQLKLQLKANSDSKHTTNLHTAPSFKSIGQLLNVQPETGNISLNLSATKSLFQALGGKLIVRHRPQQGEVLTIFLPLN
- a CDS encoding thioredoxin family protein; translation: MVRTPSTMLDLGTPAPPFTLPDTVSGETITLDSFKGKKALLVIFLCEHCPFVKHVQGELAKIGHDYAEQGLGVVAISANDISTHPADAPEHLKRMAQTLGFNFPVCYDETQAVAKAYTAACTPDFFLFDGDRKLVYRGQLDDSRPGNDKPLNGKDLRAAIEQALAGKPISPEQKPSIGCNIKWTPGQEPEYFGN